Proteins from a genomic interval of Dermacentor variabilis isolate Ectoservices chromosome 8, ASM5094787v1, whole genome shotgun sequence:
- the LOC142590675 gene encoding uncharacterized protein LOC142590675 — MYEESRHLNLAFRRRAKMADVVREAAKMADVVREAAKMADVVREAAKMADVVREAAKMADFFREAAKRADFFREAAKRADISHMAPPGTVVHATGVAARNILQRTRIVQQGTGGATPATRWAILHQYAGKPVLFNTSLPQRRCLQLPQGSRPRLS, encoded by the coding sequence atgtacgaagaatcgaggcatctcaacttggcgttccgtcgacgggccaagatggccgacgtagtccgggaggccgccaagatggccgacgtagtccgggaggccgccaagatggccgacgtagtccgggaggccgccaagatggccgacgtagtccgggaggccgccaagatggccgacttcttccgagaagctgccaagagggccgacttcttccgagaagccgccaagagggccgacatttcgcacatggctcctccgggaaccgtggtgcatgcgacaggtgtggcagcacgaaacatattgcaacgtacaagaattgtccagcaaggaaccggcggtgcaacgcctgccacacgttgggccattttgcatcagtatgccggaaaacccgtactgttcaacacgtctcttccgcagagacgctgtcttcaacttccgcaaggcagccgtccgcgtctgtcttga